CAAGGCGTCCTCGAGCGTCAAGGTCACAGGCGGGGCTTGATTCCCGCTCTGCTCGGTGCCGGAAGGCGCAGGAAGGCCTCCGGGGGCGGGAGCCGCGGGGGATTGAGCCAGGGTCCACGGCGTCAGGCAAAGCGTGAGCGTTACCAGTGTGAAGATTCGGGATGCACGGGCGTGAGACACGTTTCCCTCCAAGCCCCAGAGAAAAAAGGTCAGGGACGAGCATTGTAAAGGCGAGGGAGAATGCCCACCAAGCCCGGGCGGGACTCCGCGTGGGCTGAGGGCCGCTGAGCACTCTCTGCTAAGCCAGGTGCAGTCAAGATCACGTATCACTACGGGCGGTGAGGGCGAGCGGGGTTCGCACGCTCCATTACTGAGGCAGGTACATCGTGTCCAAGCCCGTAGAACGGAAGTCTAGAGAAGCCTCCAGGCCAAGGCGCTCCCCCTGGGTTGATATTTACTCTTTCACGGTGATCGCTGCTCTTCGGGGTTGCCCCACCCTTTCGCCGGGTTTTGGCGGAGGGTGGGGGTCATCGTCGCCCGCACTGCGGCCAGCATAACACCCAGACGCTCTCGTTTCCGGGCGCGGTGAGCCTGAGACGTCCCCACCCCTTCGGCTTCGCTCAGGGCAGGCGCTGTCGCTCCAAAACCGGGAGCGACAAGGGTGGGGCACCCCAAAGAAACTTATGAGCTTGAAGGGCCGGGCCAGCCCCCGGTGATCCTGCCCTAGGGGGCTAAAGCCCCCATTTCCATGAGCTCCTTACGGCTGAAGCCGTGCCCCTCCGAGAGATTAGATGAGCAACTCTGTGATGGAAGTCGCTCAGGCGTTGGCGGCGGAGGCGAAGGAGTCGTGGCCGTTGAGCAGGGAATAGTCCAGGATGCGGGCGGCGAAGGCGGGCGGCGGCACCTTCTCTTTGGCCTTGGCCAGGCGCACCACCTCGGCGCGGCAGAGGACCTCGGGCGCGGCGCGGCCCGCCCATTCCACCGGCAGGGTGAGCGTGATCTCGATCTGGGCGTTGGCGGGGAGCGCCTGATCGGCGTGGAAGAGGAGCCCGGAGCGGCTCACGTTCTCCAGCGCGCCCGAGGACCACTGGTCCTCGCCCGCGACGCGGTAGCGCAGCGGCAG
This DNA window, taken from Terriglobales bacterium, encodes the following:
- a CDS encoding PilZ domain-containing protein, with protein sequence AIVQNGTLEEGVMYLQKPFILNALTHKVREVLNRSTAEPEREALHKPDAPGREEAWPIRGDAGGPAPRFAVHLPLRYRVAGEDQWSSGALENVSRSGLLFHADQALPANAQIEITLTLPVEWAGRAAPEVLCRAEVVRLAKAKEKVPPPAFAARILDYSLLNGHDSFASAANA